Proteins co-encoded in one Nitratireductor kimnyeongensis genomic window:
- a CDS encoding SLC13 family permease produces the protein MAEFHLWATYAIILVTVAAYVSERFTLESVALGSLVAFLVLFAFVPYEGAAGALPPDELLSGFANPALATVLALLIVGQGLFATDALDKPARILAKSAGSSSTRTIIITLVTAAMLSAILNNTPVVVIFIPVLIVFAAQRNFPVSKALMPLSFMTILGGMTTLIGSSTNLLVAGVAGKAGIPIGFFDITMPGLLLAAAGALYVFFIMPRILRDSSSEKTFRQMQSGTQFIGEIRLVPGHPFIGKESKAGLFQGLGDLTPRLIVRRGMSFHPPFENVVLSEGDRLMVTATRRAFTQALSHGAAGHIAEAETTTVGPDYHIAEAVIPPGSRHAGRTIRNAGIETEHSVHMLGVQRKSRMGRTPVSDIRLEPGDTILVGGTDRALEDLRESHDLLVLEWSAEPVPQRRKAWIAFVIFAGIVVTAAFDIAPIVATAIAGAFAMIATGCLTLAQAGRAFDRQIFLLVGSAIAAATALERTGGAQLIADAAVSALEGQAPAIILSGYFGVVAILTNFLSNNATAVLFTPIALGISAAIGAPPEAFIAATIFAANCSFATPIGYQTNLMVMGPGHYSFRDFIKAGMPLVAIIWLTFSFVGPWYYGL, from the coding sequence ATGGCCGAATTTCATCTCTGGGCGACTTACGCGATCATTCTAGTGACAGTCGCTGCCTATGTCAGTGAGCGCTTCACGCTGGAGAGCGTCGCCCTTGGCAGTTTGGTCGCCTTTTTGGTGCTCTTCGCGTTCGTTCCCTATGAAGGCGCCGCCGGTGCCCTGCCACCCGATGAGCTTCTCTCGGGCTTTGCCAATCCTGCGCTCGCAACGGTCCTGGCGCTGCTGATCGTCGGACAGGGGCTGTTCGCAACGGATGCACTCGACAAACCAGCACGCATATTGGCGAAATCCGCGGGAAGTTCGAGCACGCGAACCATCATCATAACGCTGGTCACAGCGGCGATGCTAAGCGCCATTCTCAACAACACCCCTGTGGTCGTCATCTTCATTCCGGTTCTCATCGTCTTTGCCGCGCAGCGCAATTTCCCGGTTTCCAAAGCGCTAATGCCCCTTTCCTTCATGACCATTCTCGGGGGCATGACGACACTGATCGGCTCTTCCACCAATCTGCTTGTGGCCGGCGTGGCGGGCAAAGCCGGCATTCCGATCGGTTTCTTCGACATCACCATGCCTGGTCTGCTTTTGGCGGCTGCAGGAGCGCTTTACGTCTTCTTCATCATGCCCCGGATCCTGCGCGATTCGAGCAGTGAAAAAACATTCCGTCAGATGCAGTCTGGAACCCAGTTCATCGGCGAAATTCGCCTGGTGCCGGGCCACCCCTTCATCGGAAAGGAATCGAAGGCCGGCCTGTTTCAGGGCTTGGGCGACCTCACGCCTCGTCTTATCGTTCGGCGGGGAATGAGCTTTCATCCGCCTTTCGAGAATGTGGTGCTGTCTGAGGGGGACCGCCTCATGGTAACGGCCACGCGCCGCGCCTTCACGCAGGCGCTCTCTCATGGCGCGGCCGGACATATCGCTGAAGCGGAGACGACCACTGTCGGGCCCGATTATCACATTGCCGAAGCGGTCATTCCTCCAGGTTCCCGCCATGCCGGGCGGACCATTCGCAATGCGGGGATCGAGACCGAGCATAGTGTTCACATGCTGGGCGTGCAGCGCAAAAGCCGAATGGGGCGCACCCCGGTCTCCGACATACGACTTGAGCCAGGCGACACCATTCTCGTCGGCGGCACAGACAGAGCACTCGAAGATCTGCGTGAAAGTCACGACCTTCTGGTCCTCGAATGGTCTGCCGAACCTGTGCCCCAGCGCAGAAAGGCCTGGATCGCCTTCGTGATTTTCGCCGGCATCGTTGTTACGGCAGCATTCGATATCGCTCCCATCGTCGCCACCGCCATCGCCGGAGCCTTTGCGATGATCGCCACAGGTTGCCTGACACTCGCCCAGGCCGGCCGTGCCTTCGACCGACAGATCTTCCTGCTGGTCGGCTCAGCTATCGCCGCCGCTACGGCGCTGGAGCGCACCGGCGGCGCACAACTCATTGCCGATGCCGCCGTTTCCGCACTCGAGGGACAAGCGCCGGCAATCATTCTCTCGGGCTATTTTGGTGTGGTCGCCATTCTGACCAATTTCCTTTCCAACAATGCCACAGCTGTTCTGTTCACCCCGATCGCGCTTGGAATTTCTGCTGCCATCGGTGCACCGCCGGAAGCGTTTATCGCCGCAACGATTTTTGCCGCGAACTGCTCGTTTGCAACGCCGATCGGCTACCAGACAAACCTCATGGTGATGGGTCCCGGTCACTACTCTTTCCGCGATTTCATCAAGGCCGGCATGCCTCTGGTAGCGATTATTTGGTTGACGTTTTCGTTTGTCGGGCCATGGTATTACGGGCTTTAG
- a CDS encoding RDD family protein: MPHASDHAHPFETASESRRTEIHIRQGGWLHLRRVLALFIDYALYATLAFSLAVAATMLMERMTGIGGAQFASHGFSEQSVNAFYTLSAAFASVTTLAIVVIYVGLTLGGRRQATLGMRILGLRLERLDNTKITARYGIAHFLLFLATATIFTPLVLFAPFVLTNRQTLHDRLLDIVILGSAENLIPGAKL, from the coding sequence ATGCCCCATGCTTCTGACCATGCCCATCCGTTTGAGACGGCCTCCGAGAGCCGCAGAACGGAAATTCACATCCGGCAGGGAGGTTGGCTTCACCTTCGCCGGGTTCTGGCGCTGTTCATCGATTATGCGCTCTACGCGACCTTGGCCTTCAGCCTTGCCGTGGCTGCGACGATGCTGATGGAACGGATGACCGGGATAGGAGGAGCGCAATTCGCATCCCACGGGTTTTCCGAACAATCGGTCAACGCGTTCTATACGCTGTCTGCGGCGTTCGCCTCTGTGACGACGTTGGCCATCGTCGTCATCTATGTCGGCTTAACCTTGGGAGGCCGTCGCCAGGCGACACTCGGGATGCGCATTCTCGGATTGCGACTTGAGCGCCTCGACAATACGAAGATCACGGCCCGGTATGGGATTGCACATTTTCTGTTGTTTCTGGCGACCGCGACGATCTTCACGCCGCTCGTCCTGTTTGCTCCCTTCGTTCTGACAAACAGACAGACCCTTCATGACCGGTTGCTCGACATTGTTATTCTCGGGTCAGCCGAAAATCTCATCCCCGGGGCGAAACTCTGA
- a CDS encoding RDD family protein yields the protein MTARPLDGEILNTAQDDGSLYRGVRTRRIVAFFIDYLLIGLMMIPVAIVVALLGVMTLGLGWLLFGILAPLTALLYVAMTLGGRSQATLGMQFMDIRLARLDGGRVDALLAVVHTVLFWAGNAILSPLILLASLFLDHKRTVHDLLLGTVVVRSS from the coding sequence ATGACAGCCCGGCCTCTTGATGGCGAAATCCTGAATACTGCTCAGGATGATGGATCTCTTTATCGCGGTGTTCGAACGCGCCGTATCGTAGCGTTTTTCATCGACTATTTGCTGATCGGGTTGATGATGATTCCGGTGGCCATCGTCGTTGCCCTGCTGGGTGTAATGACGCTCGGCCTCGGCTGGCTGCTGTTCGGTATTCTCGCGCCCCTCACCGCCCTCCTCTATGTGGCCATGACGTTGGGTGGCCGCAGCCAGGCGACGCTTGGAATGCAATTCATGGATATTCGGCTTGCACGCCTTGATGGCGGGCGCGTCGATGCGCTTCTGGCTGTGGTTCACACGGTGCTGTTCTGGGCCGGCAATGCAATCCTGTCCCCGCTTATCCTTCTTGCGAGCCTTTTTTTGGATCACAAGCGCACCGTGCACGACCTGCTCTTGGGAACCGTCGTCGTCCGCTCCAGCTGA
- the hemB gene encoding porphobilinogen synthase, which produces MNKFSSTIKSLSARRTVDEITGGRRLRRSRKAEWSRRLVRETHLTVDDLIWPLFLMEGENRQEPLEAMPGVMRHTVDHAVKQAERAAKLGIPAIATFPNIDPARKDETGSHSLDPDNLINRATRAIKDAVPEIGVITDVALDPFTSHGHDGILRDGEIVNDDTVALIAMAAVGQAAAGADIIAPSDMMDGRVGAIRDALDQNGFHNVAIMSYATKFASAFYGPYREAIGTGGLLKGDKKTYYIDPANSDEAIREAEQDLLEGADMLMVKPGLPYLDIARRLKDTFAVPTFAYQVSGEYAMIKAAGANGWIDGEKAMIESLLAFKRAGCDGILTYFAPEMAELL; this is translated from the coding sequence GTGAACAAGTTTTCCAGCACCATCAAAAGTCTGAGCGCCCGGCGCACCGTGGACGAGATTACCGGGGGCCGCCGTCTGCGCAGATCCCGAAAAGCGGAGTGGTCACGCCGCCTTGTGCGCGAGACCCACCTGACCGTCGATGACCTTATCTGGCCGCTCTTTCTGATGGAGGGCGAGAACCGGCAGGAGCCGCTGGAAGCCATGCCCGGCGTCATGCGGCACACGGTCGATCATGCGGTAAAACAGGCGGAGCGCGCAGCGAAACTCGGCATACCTGCGATCGCCACCTTCCCCAATATCGATCCCGCACGTAAGGATGAAACCGGCTCACACAGCCTCGACCCCGACAATCTGATCAATCGGGCCACGCGTGCGATCAAGGATGCGGTGCCGGAAATCGGCGTGATAACCGATGTGGCACTCGATCCGTTCACGAGCCATGGCCATGACGGGATTCTGCGCGATGGCGAGATCGTCAACGATGACACCGTCGCCCTCATCGCCATGGCTGCCGTCGGCCAGGCCGCCGCAGGCGCCGACATCATCGCACCTTCCGACATGATGGATGGCCGCGTCGGAGCGATCCGTGATGCGCTCGATCAGAATGGATTCCACAATGTCGCTATCATGTCCTATGCGACCAAGTTCGCTTCCGCCTTCTACGGGCCATATAGGGAGGCGATTGGTACGGGCGGCCTTTTGAAGGGCGACAAGAAGACCTACTACATTGACCCTGCGAACAGTGACGAGGCCATCCGGGAAGCCGAACAGGATCTCTTGGAAGGAGCGGACATGCTGATGGTGAAGCCGGGACTTCCCTATCTCGACATCGCCCGCAGGCTGAAAGACACGTTTGCCGTTCCGACCTTCGCCTACCAGGTTTCCGGAGAGTACGCGATGATCAAGGCCGCGGGGGCCAATGGTTGGATTGATGGCGAGAAAGCCATGATTGAAAGCCTCCTCGCCTTCAAGCGAGCCGGTTGCGATGGAATTCTGACCTATTTCGCTCCCGAAATGGCGGAATTGCTCTGA
- a CDS encoding enoyl-CoA hydratase/isomerase family protein, producing MKVDFGGAGDILFEQVGRAGIVTLSRPASLNAINHGMVSALARALSAWEADTAIERVIIRGEGRAFSAGGDILDVYRAGLEGEASPDFFADEYRLNAAIARFPKPYIALIDGIVMGGGVGVSFHGSHRVMTENAVFAMPEVGIGFFPDVGGSHLLSRLPGELGMYLALTGNRIRRGDACAAGLATHSVDAGNLSALTEALCETDNVDGTLSLFAVAPEPELNEGIRHAIARHFSFESLTEILDSLSGDQDDWAHQTLATIEKRSPTSLCVAFRQVRAGAMLEMDECMTMEFRILNRMLAGHDFYEGIRAVLVEKGSTPRWQPETLGEISEEYINSYFAPLPEGELKL from the coding sequence GTGAAGGTCGATTTCGGTGGCGCTGGAGATATCCTGTTCGAACAGGTCGGGCGTGCCGGCATCGTGACCCTTTCCCGGCCTGCATCGTTGAACGCGATCAATCATGGCATGGTCAGCGCGCTTGCGCGGGCGCTTTCGGCCTGGGAGGCCGACACGGCAATCGAACGTGTGATCATTCGCGGGGAGGGACGCGCCTTTTCGGCGGGGGGAGACATTCTGGATGTCTACCGTGCCGGGCTCGAAGGAGAGGCCAGCCCGGACTTCTTTGCGGACGAGTACCGGCTCAACGCCGCGATAGCTCGATTTCCAAAACCCTATATCGCGTTGATCGACGGTATCGTCATGGGCGGAGGTGTCGGCGTCTCTTTCCATGGCTCCCATCGTGTGATGACCGAAAATGCGGTTTTCGCAATGCCTGAAGTGGGAATCGGTTTCTTCCCCGATGTTGGGGGCAGTCACCTCCTGTCGCGCTTGCCCGGTGAACTGGGCATGTACCTCGCCCTGACCGGCAACCGCATTCGTCGTGGCGATGCCTGCGCGGCGGGGCTGGCAACGCACTCGGTCGATGCCGGGAATCTTTCAGCACTCACCGAAGCATTGTGTGAAACAGACAATGTTGACGGGACACTCTCTTTGTTTGCTGTCGCACCAGAGCCGGAACTGAACGAGGGGATCAGACATGCGATTGCGCGCCATTTTTCTTTCGAAAGCCTGACCGAAATCCTGGATTCGCTGTCCGGCGATCAGGACGACTGGGCGCATCAGACCCTGGCGACGATTGAAAAGCGCTCCCCCACCAGCCTTTGTGTCGCGTTCCGCCAGGTGCGGGCAGGCGCCATGCTGGAAATGGATGAGTGCATGACCATGGAATTTCGAATCCTCAACCGGATGCTTGCCGGGCATGATTTCTACGAGGGCATCCGCGCGGTGTTGGTGGAAAAGGGCAGCACCCCGCGCTGGCAACCGGAAACACTGGGCGAGATCAGCGAAGAATACATCAACTCATACTTCGCGCCATTGCCCGAAGGGGAGTTGAAGTTGTGA
- a CDS encoding DUF6163 family protein codes for MNGETLSGLTSSRPSQLDGVYSGFHRAIALACLTMGLFYWVRLLGFYPGLMWRFDLMPVHWQVASVILAVIYPFASVGLWLIAPWGAVIWFLCAAAEVVMYGAMPDLFGDNYPLIGFHLMVAVSYGALRFARYRSKRRAMH; via the coding sequence GTGAACGGCGAGACCCTATCGGGCCTGACGTCCTCGCGCCCGTCGCAACTCGACGGCGTCTATTCCGGGTTCCATCGAGCGATCGCGCTGGCCTGCCTGACCATGGGGCTGTTTTATTGGGTCCGGCTTTTGGGGTTTTATCCAGGGCTGATGTGGCGCTTTGATCTGATGCCGGTCCATTGGCAGGTCGCCAGTGTCATTCTCGCCGTTATCTACCCCTTTGCTTCGGTCGGTCTCTGGCTAATCGCTCCTTGGGGCGCCGTCATCTGGTTTCTGTGTGCAGCCGCAGAGGTGGTGATGTATGGCGCGATGCCGGATCTCTTCGGAGATAACTATCCGCTGATCGGCTTTCACCTCATGGTGGCCGTCAGCTACGGCGCTCTGCGTTTTGCCCGTTATCGAAGCAAACGCAGAGCCATGCACTAG
- the ldtR gene encoding transcriptional regulator LdtR: MNTSRPAAKPAATNEERKDALRSLYLESLQLVERLHRRLLDVIKDEFERNGRSDINAIQALLLFNIGDTELTAGELRSRGYYLGSNVSYNLKKLVDLGFVNHQRSRVDRRSVRISLTPKGVQIAKVVEGLYNRHIGSIEQVGGISPDEFSQMNRALQRLDRFWNDSIAYRM; the protein is encoded by the coding sequence ATGAATACTTCGCGACCCGCGGCGAAACCTGCCGCTACGAATGAAGAACGCAAAGATGCACTGCGTTCTCTTTATCTTGAATCTCTCCAGCTCGTGGAGCGACTGCACCGCCGTCTGCTCGACGTGATCAAGGACGAGTTCGAGCGCAACGGACGCAGCGATATCAACGCCATCCAGGCATTGCTGCTGTTCAACATTGGTGACACGGAACTGACGGCCGGCGAGCTGCGCTCACGTGGCTACTATCTCGGCTCCAACGTGTCCTACAACCTCAAGAAACTGGTTGATCTCGGCTTTGTCAACCACCAGCGCTCGCGTGTCGACCGTCGTTCGGTACGCATCAGCCTGACGCCCAAGGGCGTACAGATCGCAAAGGTGGTCGAGGGGCTCTACAATCGCCATATCGGCTCCATCGAGCAGGTGGGTGGTATCAGTCCTGACGAGTTCAGCCAGATGAATCGCGCCCTGCAGCGGCTGGATCGCTTCTGGAACGACTCGATCGCATATCGCATGTAG
- a CDS encoding L,D-transpeptidase family protein — MKTNRRMFLTGAGAAATAAMTGAANAQDLIEAIIRSPRRGAWSDQFDARASSGGKVTSNLPIFSQETVAHLERAIMEYSNIVSQGGWPRVPDDKKLELGVVDPNVEILRRRLMISGDLSQRAGISQSFDSYVDAAVKRFQARHGLPADGVTGRHTFAALNVPAAIRLGQLETNLVRLRSMSGFLGNRYVAVNIPAAEIEAVDNGRVELRHTAIVGKVDRQTPILNSKINEIIINPYWNAPVSIVRKDIIPLMRKNPNYLTDNNIRLIAPDGSEVDPLTVDWSTDDAAKYRFRQDPGRINAMASIKINFPNPHAVYMHDTPQQGLFRDLDRFYSSGCVRVQNVRDLVTWLLRETDGWDRRRIEQTIQNDEDVRVALNNAVPVYFTYISAWSTGDGAVHLRDDIYGRDGASELQISTAL; from the coding sequence ATGAAGACGAACCGCCGCATGTTTTTAACCGGGGCCGGCGCGGCCGCTACGGCAGCGATGACCGGAGCCGCCAACGCTCAGGACCTGATCGAGGCAATCATCCGTTCGCCGCGGCGCGGCGCCTGGAGCGATCAGTTCGATGCCCGGGCCAGCAGCGGAGGCAAGGTGACGTCCAACCTTCCGATCTTCAGCCAGGAAACGGTTGCCCATCTCGAGCGTGCGATCATGGAATATTCCAACATCGTTTCGCAGGGTGGCTGGCCGCGTGTGCCCGATGACAAGAAACTGGAACTCGGCGTGGTCGACCCCAATGTGGAGATCCTTCGCCGCCGTCTCATGATTTCCGGCGATCTTTCCCAGCGGGCCGGGATTTCCCAGTCGTTCGATTCCTACGTCGATGCGGCAGTGAAGCGCTTTCAGGCACGACACGGCCTGCCCGCGGATGGGGTAACCGGGCGACATACCTTTGCCGCTCTCAATGTTCCCGCTGCAATTCGCCTTGGTCAGCTTGAAACGAACCTGGTTCGCCTGCGCTCCATGTCGGGCTTCCTCGGCAATCGCTACGTGGCGGTCAACATCCCGGCTGCCGAGATCGAGGCCGTTGACAACGGACGCGTCGAATTGCGCCATACGGCGATCGTCGGCAAGGTCGACCGGCAGACACCGATCCTGAATTCCAAGATCAACGAGATCATCATCAATCCCTATTGGAACGCGCCGGTGTCGATTGTCCGCAAGGACATCATTCCGCTGATGCGCAAAAATCCGAACTATCTGACCGACAACAATATCCGCCTGATTGCGCCTGACGGCAGCGAGGTGGACCCGTTGACTGTCGATTGGTCGACTGATGATGCGGCGAAATACCGGTTCCGCCAGGATCCGGGCCGGATCAACGCCATGGCGTCGATCAAGATCAACTTCCCCAACCCTCATGCCGTCTACATGCATGATACGCCCCAGCAAGGTCTGTTCCGCGATCTGGATCGCTTCTATTCGTCGGGCTGCGTGCGTGTGCAGAACGTTCGCGACCTCGTCACCTGGCTCCTGCGCGAGACTGATGGCTGGGACCGCCGGCGCATCGAGCAGACGATCCAGAACGATGAGGACGTGCGGGTCGCGCTCAACAATGCGGTTCCGGTCTATTTCACCTATATCTCCGCCTGGTCGACCGGCGATGGTGCAGTCCACCTGCGCGACGACATTTATGGTCGGGACGGTGCGAGCGAATTGCAGATTTCGACGGCGCTCTGA
- the glyA gene encoding serine hydroxymethyltransferase, whose amino-acid sequence MAIATAAASSETDAFFTRPLEDGDQEIFSAIRKELGRQRHEIELIASENIVSRAVMEAQGTVLTNKYAEGYPGKRYYGGCQYVDIVEELAVERAKKLFGCEFANVQPNSGSQMNQAVFLALLQPGDSFMGLDLNSGGHLTHGSPVNMSGKWFNPISYGVRKDDHLLDMDEVERLAKEHKPKLILAGGTAYSRVWDWKRFREIADEIGAWLMVDMAHIAGLVAGGQHPSPLPHAHVVTTTTHKSLRGPRGGMILTNDEALAKKFNSAVFPGLQGGPLMHVIAAKAVALGEALKPDFKTYARNVVENARALAESLKETGLDIVSGGTDNHLMLVDLRPKNATGKRAEAALGRANITCNKNGIPFDPEKPFVTSGIRLGTPAGTTRGFGTAEFREIGQLIAEVLDGLKVANSDEGNAQVEQAVKDKVIALTERFPLYPYLG is encoded by the coding sequence ATGGCAATTGCGACCGCCGCCGCTTCCAGCGAGACCGACGCATTCTTCACCCGGCCGCTCGAAGACGGCGACCAGGAAATCTTCTCCGCAATCCGAAAGGAACTTGGCCGCCAGCGTCACGAGATCGAGCTGATCGCCTCGGAAAACATCGTTTCGCGCGCCGTGATGGAAGCGCAGGGAACGGTCCTGACCAACAAATATGCGGAAGGTTACCCGGGCAAGCGGTATTATGGCGGTTGCCAGTATGTCGACATCGTCGAGGAACTGGCCGTCGAGCGCGCCAAGAAGCTTTTCGGCTGCGAGTTCGCCAATGTGCAGCCCAATTCCGGTTCGCAGATGAACCAGGCCGTGTTTCTCGCGCTTCTTCAGCCGGGCGACAGTTTTATGGGGCTCGACCTGAATTCAGGCGGTCACCTGACCCATGGCTCACCGGTCAACATGTCCGGCAAGTGGTTCAACCCGATCTCCTACGGTGTGCGCAAGGACGATCACCTGCTCGACATGGACGAGGTCGAACGACTCGCCAAGGAACACAAGCCGAAGCTGATTCTGGCTGGCGGCACCGCCTATTCACGCGTCTGGGACTGGAAGCGTTTCCGCGAGATCGCCGACGAGATCGGCGCCTGGCTGATGGTCGACATGGCGCACATTGCCGGCCTCGTGGCCGGTGGCCAGCACCCGTCGCCGCTGCCGCACGCCCATGTGGTGACCACCACGACGCACAAATCTCTGCGCGGTCCGCGCGGCGGCATGATCCTGACGAATGATGAAGCATTGGCCAAAAAGTTCAATTCGGCCGTGTTCCCTGGCCTGCAGGGCGGTCCGCTCATGCATGTGATCGCCGCCAAGGCCGTGGCGCTGGGCGAGGCGCTCAAGCCAGACTTCAAGACCTATGCGCGCAATGTGGTGGAAAACGCCCGTGCGCTGGCCGAAAGCCTAAAGGAGACCGGCCTCGACATCGTATCGGGCGGCACCGACAATCATCTCATGCTCGTTGACCTGCGTCCCAAGAACGCCACCGGCAAACGCGCAGAGGCAGCTCTTGGCCGCGCCAACATCACCTGCAACAAGAACGGCATCCCGTTCGACCCCGAAAAGCCCTTCGTGACCTCCGGTATTCGCCTTGGCACGCCGGCCGGCACCACGCGTGGTTTCGGCACGGCCGAGTTCCGCGAAATCGGCCAGTTGATCGCCGAGGTGCTCGATGGTCTCAAGGTCGCCAATTCGGATGAAGGCAACGCCCAGGTCGAACAGGCTGTGAAGGACAAGGTGATCGCACTCACCGAGCGCTTCCCGCTCTACCCCTATCTGGGGTAA
- the nrdR gene encoding transcriptional regulator NrdR has protein sequence MRCPYCQSEDTQVKDSRPAEDGAAIRRRRACPDCGGRFTTFERIQLRDLVVVKRSGRKVPFDRDKLMRSFDIALRKRNVEPERVERAVTGIVRQLESSGETEIPSDDIGLLVIDALKALDDVAYVRFASVYRNFREAKDFQDVLGELKAKED, from the coding sequence ATGCGCTGTCCCTACTGCCAGTCGGAAGACACACAGGTAAAGGATTCCCGCCCCGCAGAAGACGGGGCGGCGATCCGGCGACGGCGCGCCTGTCCCGATTGCGGCGGGCGTTTCACAACATTCGAACGCATTCAGCTGCGTGATCTGGTTGTGGTCAAGCGGTCGGGCCGCAAGGTGCCGTTTGACCGCGATAAGCTGATGCGCTCCTTCGACATCGCACTTCGAAAACGCAATGTGGAGCCGGAGCGCGTGGAACGTGCGGTCACCGGCATCGTGCGTCAGCTCGAAAGCTCAGGCGAGACGGAAATTCCCTCCGACGATATCGGCCTGCTGGTCATCGATGCGCTGAAGGCGCTTGATGACGTGGCCTATGTGCGTTTTGCCTCGGTCTATCGCAATTTCCGCGAAGCCAAGGATTTTCAGGACGTGCTGGGCGAGCTCAAGGCCAAAGAGGACTGA
- the ribD gene encoding bifunctional diaminohydroxyphosphoribosylaminopyrimidine deaminase/5-amino-6-(5-phosphoribosylamino)uracil reductase RibD, translating to MKSGPASELDLRLMAAAIRLSRRNLGLTGTNPSVGTLIVRDGRIVGTGVTAIGGRPHAEPQALAEAGEAARGATAYVTLEPCAHHGRTPPCANALVSAGIVRVVGAASDPDPRVSGKGYAILREAGIEVVEGVLADQAADMLRGYLIRSLNKRPEVTLKLALSADGMIGRRGEGQVAITGPVSRRQVHMMRAESDAILVGIGTALADDPSLTCRLRGLEHRSPLRVVLDRGTKLPVQSVLAQTARDVPVLVTAAEDCQPERRNRLAEAGVDFLGVELHDGKIALPEFLEDLAARGILTLMVEGGAYTARMFLEEGLVDRLALFVGPSKIGPGGIAAPLDRDHIPEGFRLLREARFGDDVFLEYVKGD from the coding sequence ATGAAGAGCGGGCCCGCCAGCGAGCTCGACCTGCGGTTGATGGCCGCTGCGATCCGGCTGTCGCGCCGCAATCTCGGTTTGACCGGCACCAATCCCTCCGTTGGAACGCTGATCGTGCGCGACGGGCGAATCGTGGGCACTGGTGTCACCGCCATTGGCGGGCGACCGCATGCAGAACCTCAGGCGCTGGCAGAAGCGGGCGAGGCAGCACGTGGGGCGACTGCCTATGTCACGCTTGAGCCCTGCGCGCATCACGGACGCACGCCGCCCTGTGCCAATGCGCTTGTTTCCGCCGGTATTGTCCGTGTGGTGGGGGCGGCGAGTGATCCCGATCCGCGTGTCAGCGGCAAAGGCTATGCCATTTTGCGCGAAGCTGGCATCGAGGTGGTCGAAGGCGTGCTGGCGGACCAGGCCGCAGACATGCTGCGTGGCTACCTCATTCGTTCTTTGAATAAACGCCCGGAAGTGACTCTCAAACTTGCCTTATCCGCCGATGGCATGATCGGTCGGAGAGGCGAGGGGCAGGTCGCGATCACAGGTCCGGTGTCGCGCCGGCAGGTTCACATGATGCGAGCGGAAAGCGACGCGATCCTTGTCGGCATCGGCACGGCGCTGGCAGACGACCCATCGCTGACCTGTCGGTTGCGAGGGCTTGAGCATCGCTCGCCGCTGCGTGTGGTGCTCGACCGGGGGACGAAGCTTCCGGTGCAGTCCGTTCTGGCTCAAACCGCCCGCGATGTACCGGTTCTGGTCACCGCGGCAGAAGACTGTCAGCCGGAGCGGCGAAATAGATTGGCAGAAGCCGGTGTCGATTTCCTTGGTGTCGAACTCCATGACGGGAAGATCGCGCTGCCGGAATTTCTGGAAGATCTGGCTGCCCGGGGCATCCTCACCCTCATGGTGGAGGGGGGAGCCTATACTGCCCGGATGTTCCTCGAGGAAGGGCTGGTCGACCGTCTTGCTCTCTTTGTTGGGCCATCGAAAATTGGCCCTGGAGGGATTGCCGCGCCTCTTGATCGCGACCATATCCCGGAAGGTTTTCGCCTGCTGCGCGAGGCGCGGTTTGGCGATGATGTTTTTCTGGAATACGTGAAAGGCGACTGA